The following coding sequences are from one Gossypium hirsutum isolate 1008001.06 chromosome A12, Gossypium_hirsutum_v2.1, whole genome shotgun sequence window:
- the LOC107933840 gene encoding phosphoenolpyruvate carboxykinase (ATP) 1 isoform X3 gives MAANGTGLPMARKPLAKIVTEDKQGNGMCHDDSAKGIKAQTIDELHSLQKKRSAPTTPLEGNQGAFASLPDDERRRQQLQSISASLASLTRGAGPKVVRGDPAAKSSQAVEHVAHRHHHHVEAPTISVSDDSSLKFTHVLYNLSPAGALATLSGAKTGRSPRDKRVVMDDTTQNELWWGRGSPNIEMDEHTFLVNRERAVDYLNSLDKVFVNDQFLNWDPQNRIKVRIVSARAYHSLFMHNMCIRPTDEELENFGTPDFTIYNAGQFPCNRYTHYMTSSTSTDLNLARKEMVILGTQYAGEMKKGLFSVMHYLMPKRQILSLHSGCNMGIDGDVALFFGLSGTGKTTLSTDHNRYLIGDDEHCWSDYGVSNIEGGCYAKCIDLSREKEPDIWNAIKFGTVLENVVFDEHTREVEYGDKSVTENTRAAYPIEYIPNAKLPCIGPHPKNVILLACDAFGVLPPVSKLNLAQTMYHFISGYTALVAGTEDGIKEPTATFSACFGAAFIMLHPTKYAAMLAEKMQKHGATGWLVNTGWSGGSYGSGNRIKLAYTRRIIDAIHSGSLLNATYEKTDVFGLEIPTEIEGVPSEILRPENTWGDKKAYKNTLLKLGGLFKNNFETFTNYKIGKDTMLTQEILAAGPNF, from the exons ATGGCGGCAAACGGAACCGGATTGCCAATGGCAAGGAAGCCGTTGGCGAAGATTGTTACGGAGGATAAGCAGGGAAACGGAATGTGTCACGATGATAGTGCAAAAGGCATTAAGGCTCAGACTATTGATGAGCTTCACTCTTTGCAAAAGAAGAGATCTGCGCCAACTACGCCTCTAGAAGGGAACCAGGGTGCCTTCGCTAGCTTGCCCGACGACGAGCGCCGCAGGCAGCAGCTTCAGTCCATCAG TGCATCTTTGGCGTCGCTGACGAGAGGGGCAGGCCCAAAGGTGGTAAGGGGAGATCCAGCAGCGAAGAGTAGTCAAGCGGTGGAGCATGTGGCGCACCGCCACCACCACCACGTGGAAGCACCCACCATCAGCGTCAGTGACGACAGTTCTTTGAAATTCACCCATGTTTTATACAACCTCTCCCCTGCAG GTGCATTAGCTACCTTGTCAGGAGCCAAGACGGGGCGGTCTCCGAGAGATAAGAGGGTTGTTATGGATGACACCACCCAAAATGAGCTTTGGTGGGGAAG GGGATCACCCAACATTGAGATGGACGAGCATACCTTTCTTGTTAACAGGGAAAGAGCTGTTGATTACTTGAATTCCCTCGACAAg GTTTTTGTGAATGATCAATTCCTAAACTGGGATCCACAGAACAGAATTAAAGTACGGATTGTCTCTGCTAGAGCTTATCATTCATTGTTCATGCACAACAT GTGTATCCGACCCACTGATGAAGAGCTGGAGAATTTCGGTACTCCGGACTTCACCATATACAACGCCGGACAGTTCCCTTGTAATCGTTATACACACTACATGACATCCTCCACTAGCACAGACCTTAATCTTGCTAGGAAGGAAATGGTCATCCTTGGCACTCAATACGCGGGGGAGATGAAGAAGGGTCTTTTCAGTGTCATGCATTATCTCATGCCTAAGCGTCAAATCCTCTCCTTGCATTCTGGCTGCAATATGGGAATAGATGGAGATGTTGCCCTCTTCTTCGGACTGTCAG GTACTGGCAAGACTACGCTGTCTACTGATCACAACCGGTATCTGATCGGAGATGATGAGCACTGTTGGAGTGACTATGGCGTGTCAAACATTGAAGGTGGTTGCTATGCCAAGTGCATTGATCTTTCCAGGGAGAAGGAGCCTGATATCTGGAACGCCATTAAGTTTGGCACTG TTTTGGAAAATGTAGTGTTTGATGAACATACAAGAGAGGTTGAGTACGGGGATAAATCAGTTACAG AGAACACTCGAGCAGCGTATCCTATCGAATACATTCCCAACGCCAAGTTACCGTGCATTGGACCACACCCAAAGAATGTCATCCTTTTGGCATGTGATGCCTTCGGTGTCCTTCCGCCTGTGAGCAAGCTGAACCTGGCACAAACCATGTACCATTTCATTAGTGGCTACACCGCTCTG GTGGCTGGCACAGAAGATGGTATTAAGGAGCCGACAGCTACATTCTCAGCTTGCTTTGGGGCAGCATTTATCATGTTGCATCCTACAAAGTATGCAGCCATGCTTGCTGAGAAAATGCAAAAGCATGGAGCAACAGGATGGCTTGTCAACACCGGCTGGTCTGGTGGAAG CTATGGCTCTGGAAACCGTATCAAATTAGCCTACACCAGAAGAATCATCGATGCTATTCACTCCGGTAGCCTCTTGAATGCAACTTATGAGAAAACCGATGTGTTCGGGCTAGAGATCCCCACTGAGATCGAGGGAGTGCCTTCGGAAATCCTGCGTCCAGAGAACACT TGGGGTGACAAGAAGGCATACAAAAACACATTGTTGAAATTAGGTGGTCTGTTCAAGAACAACTTTGAGACCTTCACAAATTACAAGATTGGCAAGGACACCATGCTGACTCAAGAGATCTTAGCAGCCGGTCCAAACTTTTAA
- the LOC107933840 gene encoding phosphoenolpyruvate carboxykinase (ATP) 1 isoform X1: protein MAANGTGLPMARKPLAKIVTEDKQGNGMCHDDSAKGIKAQTIDELHSLQKKRSAPTTPLEGNQGAFASLPDDERRRQQLQSISASLASLTRGAGPKVVRGDPAAKSSQAVEHVAHRHHHHVEAPTISVSDDSSLKFTHVLYNLSPAGYCLCTELYEQAIKYEKGSFITSSGALATLSGAKTGRSPRDKRVVMDDTTQNELWWGRGSPNIEMDEHTFLVNRERAVDYLNSLDKVFVNDQFLNWDPQNRIKVRIVSARAYHSLFMHNMCIRPTDEELENFGTPDFTIYNAGQFPCNRYTHYMTSSTSTDLNLARKEMVILGTQYAGEMKKGLFSVMHYLMPKRQILSLHSGCNMGIDGDVALFFGLSGTGKTTLSTDHNRYLIGDDEHCWSDYGVSNIEGGCYAKCIDLSREKEPDIWNAIKFGTVLENVVFDEHTREVEYGDKSVTENTRAAYPIEYIPNAKLPCIGPHPKNVILLACDAFGVLPPVSKLNLAQTMYHFISGYTALVAGTEDGIKEPTATFSACFGAAFIMLHPTKYAAMLAEKMQKHGATGWLVNTGWSGGSYGSGNRIKLAYTRRIIDAIHSGSLLNATYEKTDVFGLEIPTEIEGVPSEILRPENTWGDKKAYKNTLLKLGGLFKNNFETFTNYKIGKDTMLTQEILAAGPNF, encoded by the exons ATGGCGGCAAACGGAACCGGATTGCCAATGGCAAGGAAGCCGTTGGCGAAGATTGTTACGGAGGATAAGCAGGGAAACGGAATGTGTCACGATGATAGTGCAAAAGGCATTAAGGCTCAGACTATTGATGAGCTTCACTCTTTGCAAAAGAAGAGATCTGCGCCAACTACGCCTCTAGAAGGGAACCAGGGTGCCTTCGCTAGCTTGCCCGACGACGAGCGCCGCAGGCAGCAGCTTCAGTCCATCAG TGCATCTTTGGCGTCGCTGACGAGAGGGGCAGGCCCAAAGGTGGTAAGGGGAGATCCAGCAGCGAAGAGTAGTCAAGCGGTGGAGCATGTGGCGCACCGCCACCACCACCACGTGGAAGCACCCACCATCAGCGTCAGTGACGACAGTTCTTTGAAATTCACCCATGTTTTATACAACCTCTCCCCTGCAG ggtattGTTTGTGTACAGAGTTGTACGAGCAGGCTATAAAGTATGAGAAAGGGTCTTTTATTACGTCGTCAGGTGCATTAGCTACCTTGTCAGGAGCCAAGACGGGGCGGTCTCCGAGAGATAAGAGGGTTGTTATGGATGACACCACCCAAAATGAGCTTTGGTGGGGAAG GGGATCACCCAACATTGAGATGGACGAGCATACCTTTCTTGTTAACAGGGAAAGAGCTGTTGATTACTTGAATTCCCTCGACAAg GTTTTTGTGAATGATCAATTCCTAAACTGGGATCCACAGAACAGAATTAAAGTACGGATTGTCTCTGCTAGAGCTTATCATTCATTGTTCATGCACAACAT GTGTATCCGACCCACTGATGAAGAGCTGGAGAATTTCGGTACTCCGGACTTCACCATATACAACGCCGGACAGTTCCCTTGTAATCGTTATACACACTACATGACATCCTCCACTAGCACAGACCTTAATCTTGCTAGGAAGGAAATGGTCATCCTTGGCACTCAATACGCGGGGGAGATGAAGAAGGGTCTTTTCAGTGTCATGCATTATCTCATGCCTAAGCGTCAAATCCTCTCCTTGCATTCTGGCTGCAATATGGGAATAGATGGAGATGTTGCCCTCTTCTTCGGACTGTCAG GTACTGGCAAGACTACGCTGTCTACTGATCACAACCGGTATCTGATCGGAGATGATGAGCACTGTTGGAGTGACTATGGCGTGTCAAACATTGAAGGTGGTTGCTATGCCAAGTGCATTGATCTTTCCAGGGAGAAGGAGCCTGATATCTGGAACGCCATTAAGTTTGGCACTG TTTTGGAAAATGTAGTGTTTGATGAACATACAAGAGAGGTTGAGTACGGGGATAAATCAGTTACAG AGAACACTCGAGCAGCGTATCCTATCGAATACATTCCCAACGCCAAGTTACCGTGCATTGGACCACACCCAAAGAATGTCATCCTTTTGGCATGTGATGCCTTCGGTGTCCTTCCGCCTGTGAGCAAGCTGAACCTGGCACAAACCATGTACCATTTCATTAGTGGCTACACCGCTCTG GTGGCTGGCACAGAAGATGGTATTAAGGAGCCGACAGCTACATTCTCAGCTTGCTTTGGGGCAGCATTTATCATGTTGCATCCTACAAAGTATGCAGCCATGCTTGCTGAGAAAATGCAAAAGCATGGAGCAACAGGATGGCTTGTCAACACCGGCTGGTCTGGTGGAAG CTATGGCTCTGGAAACCGTATCAAATTAGCCTACACCAGAAGAATCATCGATGCTATTCACTCCGGTAGCCTCTTGAATGCAACTTATGAGAAAACCGATGTGTTCGGGCTAGAGATCCCCACTGAGATCGAGGGAGTGCCTTCGGAAATCCTGCGTCCAGAGAACACT TGGGGTGACAAGAAGGCATACAAAAACACATTGTTGAAATTAGGTGGTCTGTTCAAGAACAACTTTGAGACCTTCACAAATTACAAGATTGGCAAGGACACCATGCTGACTCAAGAGATCTTAGCAGCCGGTCCAAACTTTTAA
- the LOC107933840 gene encoding phosphoenolpyruvate carboxykinase (ATP) 1 isoform X2 — protein MAANGTGLPMARKPLAKIVTEDKQGNGMCHDDSAKGIKAQTIDELHSLQKKRSAPTTPLEGNQGAFASLPDDERRRQQLQSISASLASLTRGAGPKVVRGDPAAKSSQAVEHVAHRHHHHVEAPTISVSDDSSLKFTHVLYNLSPAELYEQAIKYEKGSFITSSGALATLSGAKTGRSPRDKRVVMDDTTQNELWWGRGSPNIEMDEHTFLVNRERAVDYLNSLDKVFVNDQFLNWDPQNRIKVRIVSARAYHSLFMHNMCIRPTDEELENFGTPDFTIYNAGQFPCNRYTHYMTSSTSTDLNLARKEMVILGTQYAGEMKKGLFSVMHYLMPKRQILSLHSGCNMGIDGDVALFFGLSGTGKTTLSTDHNRYLIGDDEHCWSDYGVSNIEGGCYAKCIDLSREKEPDIWNAIKFGTVLENVVFDEHTREVEYGDKSVTENTRAAYPIEYIPNAKLPCIGPHPKNVILLACDAFGVLPPVSKLNLAQTMYHFISGYTALVAGTEDGIKEPTATFSACFGAAFIMLHPTKYAAMLAEKMQKHGATGWLVNTGWSGGSYGSGNRIKLAYTRRIIDAIHSGSLLNATYEKTDVFGLEIPTEIEGVPSEILRPENTWGDKKAYKNTLLKLGGLFKNNFETFTNYKIGKDTMLTQEILAAGPNF, from the exons ATGGCGGCAAACGGAACCGGATTGCCAATGGCAAGGAAGCCGTTGGCGAAGATTGTTACGGAGGATAAGCAGGGAAACGGAATGTGTCACGATGATAGTGCAAAAGGCATTAAGGCTCAGACTATTGATGAGCTTCACTCTTTGCAAAAGAAGAGATCTGCGCCAACTACGCCTCTAGAAGGGAACCAGGGTGCCTTCGCTAGCTTGCCCGACGACGAGCGCCGCAGGCAGCAGCTTCAGTCCATCAG TGCATCTTTGGCGTCGCTGACGAGAGGGGCAGGCCCAAAGGTGGTAAGGGGAGATCCAGCAGCGAAGAGTAGTCAAGCGGTGGAGCATGTGGCGCACCGCCACCACCACCACGTGGAAGCACCCACCATCAGCGTCAGTGACGACAGTTCTTTGAAATTCACCCATGTTTTATACAACCTCTCCCCTGCAG AGTTGTACGAGCAGGCTATAAAGTATGAGAAAGGGTCTTTTATTACGTCGTCAGGTGCATTAGCTACCTTGTCAGGAGCCAAGACGGGGCGGTCTCCGAGAGATAAGAGGGTTGTTATGGATGACACCACCCAAAATGAGCTTTGGTGGGGAAG GGGATCACCCAACATTGAGATGGACGAGCATACCTTTCTTGTTAACAGGGAAAGAGCTGTTGATTACTTGAATTCCCTCGACAAg GTTTTTGTGAATGATCAATTCCTAAACTGGGATCCACAGAACAGAATTAAAGTACGGATTGTCTCTGCTAGAGCTTATCATTCATTGTTCATGCACAACAT GTGTATCCGACCCACTGATGAAGAGCTGGAGAATTTCGGTACTCCGGACTTCACCATATACAACGCCGGACAGTTCCCTTGTAATCGTTATACACACTACATGACATCCTCCACTAGCACAGACCTTAATCTTGCTAGGAAGGAAATGGTCATCCTTGGCACTCAATACGCGGGGGAGATGAAGAAGGGTCTTTTCAGTGTCATGCATTATCTCATGCCTAAGCGTCAAATCCTCTCCTTGCATTCTGGCTGCAATATGGGAATAGATGGAGATGTTGCCCTCTTCTTCGGACTGTCAG GTACTGGCAAGACTACGCTGTCTACTGATCACAACCGGTATCTGATCGGAGATGATGAGCACTGTTGGAGTGACTATGGCGTGTCAAACATTGAAGGTGGTTGCTATGCCAAGTGCATTGATCTTTCCAGGGAGAAGGAGCCTGATATCTGGAACGCCATTAAGTTTGGCACTG TTTTGGAAAATGTAGTGTTTGATGAACATACAAGAGAGGTTGAGTACGGGGATAAATCAGTTACAG AGAACACTCGAGCAGCGTATCCTATCGAATACATTCCCAACGCCAAGTTACCGTGCATTGGACCACACCCAAAGAATGTCATCCTTTTGGCATGTGATGCCTTCGGTGTCCTTCCGCCTGTGAGCAAGCTGAACCTGGCACAAACCATGTACCATTTCATTAGTGGCTACACCGCTCTG GTGGCTGGCACAGAAGATGGTATTAAGGAGCCGACAGCTACATTCTCAGCTTGCTTTGGGGCAGCATTTATCATGTTGCATCCTACAAAGTATGCAGCCATGCTTGCTGAGAAAATGCAAAAGCATGGAGCAACAGGATGGCTTGTCAACACCGGCTGGTCTGGTGGAAG CTATGGCTCTGGAAACCGTATCAAATTAGCCTACACCAGAAGAATCATCGATGCTATTCACTCCGGTAGCCTCTTGAATGCAACTTATGAGAAAACCGATGTGTTCGGGCTAGAGATCCCCACTGAGATCGAGGGAGTGCCTTCGGAAATCCTGCGTCCAGAGAACACT TGGGGTGACAAGAAGGCATACAAAAACACATTGTTGAAATTAGGTGGTCTGTTCAAGAACAACTTTGAGACCTTCACAAATTACAAGATTGGCAAGGACACCATGCTGACTCAAGAGATCTTAGCAGCCGGTCCAAACTTTTAA